atttagttGTCGTTCGTAAAACTATAACAATAAAGGGCTGGGCAACGTGGAATGGCAGTTCTTAGTGGTGGTAGGCAACAGCGGGGGCGGCATAGTGGGCGGGAGCAGCGTATGTGGCATAAGCAGCTGGGGCAGCATAGTGAGCCACTGGGGCCACAGTCTTGAcgacagcaggagcagcgTAGTGGGCAACTGGAGCCACGGTCTTGACCACGGCGGGAGCAGCGTAGTGGGcgacagcaggagcagcgTAGTGGGCAACTGGATCCACGGTCTTGACCACGGCGGGAGCAGCGTAGTGGGCGACAGCAGGGGCGGCGTAGTGGGCAACGGGAGCGGCGACGGTCTTCACAACTGGGGCCACAGCGACGGCCTTGACCAGGGGCTCACGGTTCACGACTGCGTTGAATCCGTTGATGGGGTCGGCGGTGTACTGGACGGTCCTCTTGTAGCCATCGGCGTCGATCAGGGAGTACTCTCCACGGACCACGTCTCCATCGCGCTCCTCCACCTGTCCCTTGTTGTCGCCGGTCAACTTGTCGTCGACTCCGTAGGAGAAGCGGTACTGGGGGTGGGGGTCGTACTCCTCGGCGGCCTTGACCACGACCTTCTGTGCGACGGCCACGGGGGCGTGGGCGTAGGTGGCCACCGCCGGGGCAGCATGGTACACCTGTGGGGCGGCGATGGGCGCATAGCCGGCGCTGGCCACGGCGACGAAAGCGAGGGCGAAGACGAACTGGGGAACGTATTCGTTAGAGAAAAGGGTTTTGGTGGGAGGACACAGGACTTACCTTGAATGCCATTTTATAGGGTTTTTGGATTTGTGGGTTAGTTCTTTGCAGAAACGATGCTGAGGGCTGAATGATATGGTTTCTGGCCGGCCAGCGGTTTTATAGCCCACACTTGCAGTTTCTGCTCAGGTGAGGCAAGGTGCTTACGCTTGGCCTTCTGAATATCATGCTCCAAATTAGCGCGAAGTCACCGCTCTGCGAAGTCAACTGCAAAGTCGGCAGAGACGCCGGCAGAGAACAGAGTGGAGAGAGAGGAGAAGGGATTGGCGAATGCGAAGTGCAGTCCAATTATTTAGAAAGGATTCGGCGGATTCGCGCGGGATTTCCCATTTGCCAGGTGCCCACGTTGAAATTGGTAGTTGCGAAGGCAGTGCATCTGCTAATAGCGTTTCGATAATCCAAGATCTTTAAAGGATGGTATGGTAAATGTCGGGCGGGTGACCTTGGTTCTCACAGACTTTGCAATTTGGAGGgaataaagtatatatgtatatacttcatatacaacatgtacatttagtaatttagtaaaatatgtttaacgATCATCTTTTAAAATCCGCTTATGTATAATAGAATTTTAGATATTATGTTGAATTTATGTTTGATATTCTTTTAGATCCTAGTTATATCTATTagcacaacaaaatattgctgtacttattatttttatttaacagtTTAGTTGTTAGCTTCTTAGTTTGTGGAACCTTAGTATGCAGCAATTGTCATTGCtcaaatttcaattcaattcaaaaattgtttaccattttttggaaaacaaatttcttatACAGCACAGTAAAAGTTCATTCAACTTTTTGAGAGAATGTACAGAACCTTTTTAAAGTTACATAACCTATAGAAGATCACGTTCGTATTTTTATCATGTTATCTTAAGAGTGAACTTTATGTTATGTTCTGtaagaatttaaatacataatcATTTTATCTTCCTAAAACGATCTTATGCAGCGCTATAAAACGAAGTAATTGCCCACGCATTGGGAACGGTCAATCCCTTTCGGTATGAAGTGAACCTTTCCCCAAAGATCTTTCCCTCTTTCGGAGCTGACGGGCTTAGAATCCGTGGCCAAAAGCATGTGCACACCCACAGAGCTTAGCGCCACGAACAGGAAGTACAAGTTATTGCCCGACAACAATCGCAGCCGAGaagcatttaataaatttcgcCGTCACCGCGAAAATAACGCTTGCTGCCGGCGTATTGGGCCAAAGCAGAGCAGAGCTGGCAGCTTGGTTTACTATAAAAGTTGTGATCGGACACAGAAAAGTATCATTCGCAGATCCAGTTCACTTCTGTAAAGAACAACCAATCAGCACTCCTAGTAACATGGCTTTCAAGGTGAGTCGTTGGAAATCCGGGATCAATTGTTTACGAAATTTTATTGGGAGCTCTAACGCCTTTTTATTTAGTTCGTCTTCGCCCTCGCTTTCGTCGCCGTGGCCAGCGCCGGCTATGCGCCCATCGCCGCCCCACAGGTGTACCATGCTGCCCCGGCTGTGCCCGTCGCACAGAAGGTCGTGGTCAAGGCCGCCGAGGAGTACGACCCCCACCCCCAGTACCGCTTCTCCTACGGAGTCGACGACAAGTTGACCGGCGACAACAAGGGACAGGTGGAGGAGCGCGATGGAGACGTGGTCCGTGGAGAGTACTCCCTGATCGACGCCGACGGCTACAAGAGGACCGTCCAGTACACCGCCGACCCCATCAACGGATTCAACGCAGTCGTGAACCGTGAGCCCCTGGTCAAGGCCGTCGCTGTTGCCCCAGTTGTGAAGACCGTCGCCGCTCCCGTTGCCCACTACGCCGCCCCTGCTGTCGCCCACTACGCTGCTCCCGCCGTGGTCAAGACCGTGGCTCCAGTTGCCCACTACGCTGCCCCTGCTGTCGTCAAGACTGTGGCCCCAGTGGCTCACTATGCTGCCCCAGCCTATGCCACATATGCTGCTCCCACCCACTACGCAGCTCCCGCCCACTATGCCGCCCCAGCTGCCACGTATGCCTCGTACTCGGCTCCCGCTGTCGCCTACCACCACTAGATCCTGGCTGAAATCGACGCTGTACATATTTAGAATTGTTGGCTTTATTATTActgttcatttatttattgacagcaccaataaaaaaatgcatttcagtATGTAGACATATATCACGAGACACAAGAGTGTTTTGAGTTGCTTATTCAAAGGTAGATTCCTGGCAAAGGACTCTCAGCGGTCGTTCACATTGTCCTGTTCTGGTTTGCATTATTTATGTGCTTGTTTTCATAACGAGTTTGTGCGAAAAGTTCACAGACATGGTAGGAACCAGCCTCGCAAAAGGATTGCTGCAGTCTAAGGGCAATGAAATTCCTGTGGTGTTTTTGGTGGTGCAGTCTGGACTTTTGTTTAGCGATTCAGGGATGCTGCCAGGGGCAACGAACTGCGTTGGCCTGCTTGATGGTTTCTTGATCCTGATCCCGATCCTCTGTCTGTCTGAAGGGCAGACAAATTTCTGGGCTTTGTGGCGGTCATTTCCATTCAAATGGAAGAAATCGTCCACCGCAATGCAAAGAGAATCCCTTTGTTGTTGATTTCTGTAATATAAAACGGAAATTATGGGGTCATGACTTTACTTGTCGGGTGATAAATGGTCCTATCAGGGTCCTTATCGGGGGAGCTGAGAACTAAAGTTCGTACTTTTTCTAGTTTGAGGCAGAGTTGCCTCAGTTACCCACAGCTGCTATTGAAACTTTAGGGGAGCTAGACAGCGTGCACCTGTTGTTTTTTCTAGAGAACGATTCTGAATTCAAGGCTCAAAGTTCTGAAGGGGCCCTCGAAGGTCAGACCTTGAGTGTAATCTCAGCGAGCCAACTGCTTCTCTCGACATCACCCTTTTTTGAAGCCGAAGTCCGACTAATCAAGTGGAAGATTTCCGATTTTGGGTGCTCCGGGTCGTCGATACGCACCCTAAACCCTTCTCAACTTAACCATCGTCATAATCATCCagagagcaacaacaatgcgaGCTGACAATGCAATGCATTGCGgacaaaaacagaaagcaCAAGCCTgtgaaaaacaaaggaaagaGGGGCAAAATCAAGAAACATGACCGACGAAGGAGTTAAAGGATCGTCGAACATCAACGGGGTAAACAGGCTTTTGACCACCGACTTGCGTATAAATAGCAGGCAGGGGCTCCTTGTTAGCTCATTCAGTGTTTTGTGTTGAGTCCGAGAGGTTCGGGATCAGGAGCAGCTTGCGTTCGCGCCTTGGGGTCAGTCAGACCAATCAAACCATCAAAAACTCACCTTTGGATACCTTCATTCTGGATACAGCCTGCATCCACAAAACGAAATGGCAGATACATAGAGGTAACTTTTTAGCATGGGCATTTGAATTTGTTAATACGAAATGTTgacataaaaatgcaattgatAAATTGAATgttgaataaaaattgcaacCGATACAATTCTTTCAGAATTAACCCGTCTGTCTCGGCCTTGCAGCTGCTACCTAAAGATAACAAAAAACTCATGGATTTGGCTTCCACATCCCAAATCAACACCCAGTTGTTGACTATGACAACCCGGATCCGTCTGAGAACTAAGAGCTAGGCTCCATTAGGGCTAGCACCTGACCAGAACACCCATTGGCACTCATCATGGAACATTGAATCGTTGGAAGGCCGCACAACACCGCACAACAGccatccaccacccacccatccaTCACCCACCAAACGTCGTCTCGGCCCTTTGGACAAAATTTACATTTGAGTTTAAGTTTAGgtgtaaacaataaacaaaaaacaacaataggctaccaaaaaaagagaaaaaatcccattgattatttatttttcgggCTTACATCGGTATTTGGTAATTGATCAGATTCTTAGACGATGATCAAGAACTTTCTCCTaagattatttaaatgcacAGCTTATTGAACTTGTGCTTGCGGGCGTTCTAAAAGATTCtggaaattatattatttcttaATTGAAATCACCACTCTGTGATTCTGggttattattaatatttatattcaatatttGAATAACTATCCTGGACACACCCATTTTAAACCTTATTCGTCACCTCCGTGACTTTTACTTTGCAGTGGAATCTTAAAAATAGTACACAAATATTTCGTTATTATCTTACAAGAAAGGCCACACTACGaacaataatttatgtatatcaAGGTCAGGTCCGGCAGCACAGCCTACCAACTGTATGTGAGCCGATTGCCACCAGAAATCCAGCAAACAGTCAGCAGATTTCAAAGGTGTACGCacaggtgctgctgctgatggtcTCGCCAGTACTGCCAAAATTGAGACATGAAGAAAATGGTAAGTGGACTGGTTTCTGTGCAAGTTTAATTGGCATTATTCGAGTCGCCAGCTGGACAGCGGTTACTCCGCTTTGTAATCGCCATAAACTATTTCCAGCTTAACCCTTGGCAAAGTGCGCTCGCCCGATGATTAGGCCAAACAAGTGCCAGTGCTCAAGTGCTGGAGTGCTCGAGTGTTTCCCTCGGAAATTAAGCAAACTAAATTGTAATTAACAGAGGTTTTTTCAACAGTTGTCCAACAGAGACAATGCCTCTTAGTTAGCCGGCCGTTGACGGTCAGCAGGCTACCGAAGtgattacttttattattttcaatacaaATTCGTTCCGTTGGAATTTTTTAATTCGCCGCAGCATTGACCCCACAGTGGGCATCGTGGTGGGCTGGTCAGGGGCGAGAAGCctgctaattaaattaagccaGTCTGACGGCCACTCCTACTGCCTATTTCTCGGCCTAGCCTATCCTACGGGGATACGGCTGTGCTGCGAGTATACATTTTCCAACATTATTTCGGTTTTAGCCCGGCACTCGACTTCGACACCCGGACACCCGGACACCCAAACAGCTCAACCAATTTCCAACAAACACTCGGCCGGTGATCAATCTAAAATTTTCACCGCTTCTGTCAGAAATGTGCGTAGTCGACGACATGGGACGACATCGACATCATGTGGCTTAGTTGTCCTGGTCCAGCACCTCTCTCCCAAGTACCTTAAAACGCTGACAGGCAAACCCCGAAATGCTGGTTGACGAATGAGCTCGAGGCGGGTGAGTTTTCTCTGGGGAAAGTCGTAAAAACAGTCTGCCTGCGCCCGAAAAACTCCTCAAATGAACCATGAATGGCGGCACCttttctaataaaatattgtcaaATATCTTACTGCATCgcagttatatatatatatatatataaacagcatatttttatacccgttactcgtagggTAAAGGGAATTTAGAGTACCCTTCTCTTctacgagtaactggtataaTAAACTTATGGCAGAGATTTGAAAATTGCATTGACAAAATGTTTCAAAGTAAAGCAAATGCTTAAATAAacgaatatatgtatatgacaTTCTGAAAGAATGGGATATTCAGGTTAGGATATATAGGATAATGGATTGgtttacttttaaaatgtatacttCTGCTTTTTGTATTAAGTATCAATTTGGAATATGGTCTAGAAGTGTTGGTATTGTAAAAAGCTCAGTAGCATTTCTTACTTAGATTAATAACAACTAGTAGCTATGACTCTAAAATACATCAAAGAAAACACATACAAATTTCTTATTGAATTCAAACTTCTCGCGAAAACAACACATTTGATCGTCATGCGACTCAGCACAGTGTACTGGCTTCCGgttagtttttcattttgaagCTAACGGATCTAGTTTACTGGCATTTCCCTTTCAGTTTTAGCACCCATTCCTACGATGACTTGGTGGAATAGAAGTGAACAGGAACTGGTTTGACTCGCGGCCAGACGCACGTCAGACGAGATTTGAATCGTTCTTATAATCTCTAGACTCATTGTTAGATTGTTGGGTAATGAGCTCGGGCCTTTTCGAGAACAACAAAGAGTATAAAATTGGTAATTAAAGCGTTTACTAGAAAgtgaaattgaattaaaattgaaattgaattaatgTGAATTGAAACTCAAAATGAGTGGCGAATTAAGTTGGCCTTAAGCGGTCATTGATACCAGGACTTGCTTTTCCAATATATTAATAGATAGGTcgtaacaaataaattaaaagtttcaagttaagatattaaatatttcaggCATAATTTAAAGACAATTGGTTACGATTGTAAAAAGGCTATTGGTTGAAAATCTTACAGTCCACTGatacaaattaaaatctaCCTCGGGTAGTAACtgatatttgtaaatatactAATAATGATTTAGCTTAGCCAAAAGAATCGTTTAAGTGTGATACATTTCACTTTACTGTACTTGAATTACTTTGGCAAAGACCTTCAAATGAAATTCTTTCCATGCCAGCCGGCACAACATGTTATTACATCACTTTGTCGCCAGTTGAGTCACTTTGCTGCCCAATTCGACTTCGACCATGATTGAGCACTTACCAATGCCACAATTATAGCTGTAAAGCAGAGAGCAGAAAGCTTCAACCTGAAAGCTCAAATGTTACTTGTTCATTAATCCAAGTGATGTGATCTTTTTTGGGTCATTTACCATTGGGGGATAGAGGAGGTGTGTCGGTGTGCAGTTGAATTTCTCtattttttctgagtgtgCGCGTTTGTGTCAAGTGCAATGCTGTTCATCGATCAAGCAACGTTTTATTGGGTTACTTACATGACTCGAGTGTGCCACACAACCACAAGCCTCAATCCCCCCTTCATTCAAGCCCCTTATCCGCGGCGGGTTGCTCgcttaagtcttttgtttgtaaCGACTTTGGTTGCTTTGTTCGCTATTCGCCGTCCGTTTTCCATTCATAACAATAGCGAAATGGGTGTGACTCGTGGGTGCAAATCTTTTTGGGTAAATCTACCGATCTGCGGAGAAGGAGGCATGCAAATGAATTACGATCGAAGTGATTTCTGTAAGCAGCCGAGttaaaaagtgaaagaaaGACCTACGATGAGACAATGGGCCAGTGATGTGTGGCCAACGAAAATTTCGTctataaatacaaatgcatTGGCGGttcaattattattcaaaCCACGCACTCCACAGAAGGAGGACAAGTCTCGCTTCTTTCGCTCTGCAATTTGCCAACCAACCTCAAACGCTCTCCAAATGGCTTTCAAGGTAAGCCAAGGCTGATGTAATTCGCACCTTGGCAACAGACCATAATGTTTTCTTACCCTTCCAGCTAGTTGCTCTGGTTTCCTGCTGCCTGGCAGCCGTGTCAGCTGGACTTATCCCTGTGGAGCAGCACGAGCAGCATCCCCAGCTGTACCAGGTCCAGCAGCCCCAGCATGTGATTTACCAAAAGCAGCACGAGATCCATCCCCACGGCCATGAGGTGTATCCCGATGATCCTCATCCCAAGTACAACTTTGCCTACGATGTGCAGGATGCGCTGTCCGGGGACTCGAAGAGCCAAGTGGAGTCCAGGGATGGGGATGTGGTGCAGGGCGAGTACTCCCTGGATGATGCCGATGGTTTCCGTCGCACAGTGAAGTACACCGCCGATTCCGTCAATGGATTTAATGCCGTCGTGCACCGCGAACCACTGGCCCATGTGCACCACAAGGTGGTGGCAGCTTCTCCTGTTCAGTACCACCACGCCCCTGCCGCCCCCGCTGCCGTCATCAAGAGCTATGCCTCCCCTGCCCAGGCCTATGTCGCTCCCACCTACGCAGCCCCTGCCTACACCGCCCCCACCTACGCCACCCAACACGGTGAGCATccccaggagcaggagcaggagcaccagcagcaccactaTGCCAGCTACGAGTCCCCCGCCCACTCCCAGGCCGCCCACGAAGGCCACGAGTACTACCACCACCAGTAGGGAGTTTCCAGCCACAGATCAGATCACCTGACAAGCGAAAGTATTATCATGCACCCCATTATGAGAACTCATTTAGCTCATTAACCTAGTTCTGTTGATTAGTCGTAATCTATTTGTAAATATCCTCAATAAAACTTTCATATTTCAATGTATGAAATTTGGCTTAATTTCCTTCAGGATGATACACTTGTATTAGTTTCGGGACAATTAGCTTAAGAAATGTATCTTTTagtttaaatacttttaaaaaagtcAAACTGTTTATGGCTTGACTCGCAActttaaattcatttgaaattaCACTAATGATTATCCAATTCGGGTTTCTCGAGTGTCTGAATAccgtttttcaaaaaaaattcgaTACTTTTATCTTTtagtttatattatttaaaaaaagtcAAACTGTTTATGGCTTGACTCGCAActttaaattcatttgaaattaCACTAATGATTATCCAATTCGGGTTTCTCGAGTGTCTGAATACCGTTTTTTAAAAACCTTCGATACTTTGCCATTGGAATGTCAAGGACAGAGAAGTGCCAAATACTCGAATTAATGATTCgcattatttcattatttcatATCAATTCAAATCGCCCTAGGCTGACCTGATTAGGAACGTATTCATATGGAACCGTGTTCTTTTAGGATTACATTCAGCAATAGCCATCTCACACAAGCTTACCGAATAATGTGATTCTGCAAGGGGCTTGCATAAAAAAAAGTGCGTGCAAAATTAACAAGTGACGTTAATTTTATGAAGTGTGCGATTTACATTTTAAGCACTTGGCTAGTATTTCCCGATTGGTCATGATTAGCGTGGGCAATTTAGCGCGAATATTTGTCCGTGCTCGATTTTCGCACTTAAGTGGGGAGGGGTAAATGGAGACCGGTTTTCAGACTTGCCAAAATATCCGGTAGCAACAATCGCactttttgcaattttaatgtCGCACTCAAATTGAATCTCAAATTACTTGGGACATATCTGCTGGGATCGAGTCCGACAACTATATGTACTGATATACAGGCTCTGCCGCTGACTCGTACCAAAAATATGTGTGTCCAATTGCGGCCAAGAAATAATTTGCTCCACATTTCCCACACAAAGGTCTAGCGCAACCACATTAGCCAGACCTTTTGGCCTTTCGCTCCTCTTTGTTAGCCAGCTGGGTTGCTCGGCTTGGGCTTGTCTTTGGCAACGGTTGAGTGCCAACACAGGGGGATAATAATCGACAGCCTCGGCACTGGCCAATGCCCACCTTGGATCCCATTGAAATCACACCTTGTGATATCGTGTTGAATTCGCTTCAAAATTATGGAATTCCTATTTCAAGTTTAAAACATCTACATTAGtttcaatcaaataaatttttatttgttaggAATTTTTTATCATAGTATGtcttaaaattaaaagttacCCCTTAAATTATTATACTGGTTATTCGTATCATGAAATGTAGAATGAAGAGTTTCCGAGCCTATACAATGAGTATATTCTTCGTCAGAATCCCACTCGCTGTTCGTATGTCTGCTCAtgtgaacgtcgagatctcgaGAATTATTATTGCTAGACTGAGAAAACCCAGCTTTATTTAGCTAAGTaacaggtatctgatagtctattataaataacatattttattaaactttGTTTGCTCACCAGGAGTGCAAGCTTGTATTAATAACCATACGACAGCCAACAATAAGACATAGTATATATcctataattataaataaatatatcaaataatataaaaatattactaataataataatttaatttattatatttataaggAATTTATAAGCCCGAAAATGGTGATACTTCTAATAGTAACTtcaataaatatgtaagtCTAAAGCGTTGctagtagagtaaaagggtatactaaacacacttttgaaaaatgatatgataatttttcccatttttgttagtcttgtatatttttcccgatttgccaaaaattctGTCAGGGTTGGAaattctccttcgcacttccattaGCTGAGTGACGGGTATCttatagtcggggaactcgactgaagcattctctcttgttttcctCCTGGACAGTTaaaagaaggaaaacaaaaagactAAAGGAGACTATAAATACcctatgaaaatatttttgcccCC
This genomic stretch from Drosophila yakuba strain Tai18E2 chromosome 3R, Prin_Dyak_Tai18E2_2.1, whole genome shotgun sequence harbors:
- the LOC6536138 gene encoding larval cuticle protein A3A; protein product: MAFKFVFALAFVAVASAGYAPIAAPQVYHAAPAVATYAHAPVAVAQKVVVKAAEEYDPHPQYRFSYGVDDKLTGDNKGQVEERDGDVVRGEYSLIDADGYKRTVQYTADPINGFNAVVNREPLVKAVAVAPVVKTVAAPVAHYAAPAVAHYAAPAVVKTVDPVAHYAAPAVAHYAAPAVVKTVAPVAHYAAPAVVKTVAPVAHYAAPAAYATYAAPAHYAAPAVAYHH
- the LOC6536139 gene encoding larval cuticle protein A2B, with protein sequence MAFKFVFALAFVAVASAGYAPIAAPQVYHAAPAVPVAQKVVVKAAEEYDPHPQYRFSYGVDDKLTGDNKGQVEERDGDVVRGEYSLIDADGYKRTVQYTADPINGFNAVVNREPLVKAVAVAPVVKTVAAPVAHYAAPAVAHYAAPAVVKTVAPVAHYAAPAVVKTVAPVAHYAAPAYATYAAPTHYAAPAHYAAPAATYASYSAPAVAYHH
- the LOC6536140 gene encoding cuticle protein 18.6, with the translated sequence MAFKLVALVSCCLAAVSAGLIPVEQHEQHPQLYQVQQPQHVIYQKQHEIHPHGHEVYPDDPHPKYNFAYDVQDALSGDSKSQVESRDGDVVQGEYSLDDADGFRRTVKYTADSVNGFNAVVHREPLAHVHHKVVAASPVQYHHAPAAPAAVIKSYASPAQAYVAPTYAAPAYTAPTYATQHGEHPQEQEQEHQQHHYASYESPAHSQAAHEGHEYYHHQ